The Streptomyces aurantiacus genome includes a region encoding these proteins:
- a CDS encoding zinc-ribbon domain-containing protein, producing MIIFGTKGYLYQLAILTLLCGQCGNPAAHTLSKRVTKFTLFFIPLFPVSTKYATQCTFCGAQHKIDKEQAEQLQVQASSGQAYGQPQQQPYQG from the coding sequence ATGATCATCTTTGGCACCAAGGGCTACCTCTACCAGCTCGCGATACTGACACTGCTGTGCGGTCAGTGCGGCAACCCCGCAGCGCACACCCTCAGCAAGCGCGTCACGAAGTTCACCCTGTTCTTCATCCCGTTGTTCCCGGTGTCGACGAAGTACGCGACGCAGTGCACGTTCTGCGGCGCGCAGCACAAGATCGACAAGGAGCAGGCGGAGCAGCTTCAGGTGCAGGCCTCGAGCGGCCAGGCGTACGGACAGCCCCAGCAGCAGCCGTACCAGGGCTGA
- a CDS encoding alpha/beta fold hydrolase, giving the protein MFEGFECELVQLGESSVFVRHGGEGTPVVLLHGHPRTSATWHRVAPRLVERGFTVVCPDLRGYGRSRGPAPTADHVGHAKRAVAQDVVEVMRFLGHDRFSLAGHDRGGAVALRLALDHPEAVSRVALLDCLPLSEHLSRITAKFATEWWHWFFFAQPDIPERVINADPDSWYQGDPRSMGRENHDEWREAMRNPDVVRAMLEDYRAGLTVDRRHEEADRAAGIRIACPTLVLWSLRDDLEDLYGDPLKIWADWAPDVRGHGIDSGHHVAEEAPDALATALGDFFLT; this is encoded by the coding sequence ATGTTCGAGGGTTTCGAATGCGAGCTGGTTCAGCTCGGGGAGTCGTCCGTCTTCGTCCGCCACGGCGGCGAGGGCACGCCGGTCGTGCTGCTGCACGGCCATCCGAGAACGTCCGCCACCTGGCACCGGGTCGCTCCCCGACTGGTCGAGCGGGGCTTCACCGTCGTCTGCCCCGACCTGCGCGGATACGGCCGGTCCCGGGGCCCGGCGCCCACCGCCGATCACGTGGGCCATGCGAAGCGGGCGGTCGCGCAGGACGTGGTCGAGGTGATGCGCTTCCTCGGCCATGACAGGTTTTCGCTCGCCGGCCACGACCGTGGGGGCGCGGTCGCGCTGCGGCTGGCTCTCGATCACCCCGAGGCGGTGTCGCGCGTGGCGCTCCTCGACTGCCTGCCCCTGAGCGAGCACCTGTCCCGCATCACCGCGAAGTTCGCCACCGAGTGGTGGCACTGGTTCTTCTTCGCCCAGCCGGACATTCCCGAGCGCGTCATCAACGCCGATCCGGACAGCTGGTACCAGGGAGACCCGCGGAGCATGGGCCGGGAGAACCACGACGAGTGGCGGGAGGCCATGAGAAACCCCGACGTGGTGCGGGCGATGCTGGAGGACTACCGGGCGGGCCTGACCGTCGACCGGCGTCACGAGGAGGCCGACCGGGCCGCCGGGATACGGATCGCGTGTCCCACGCTCGTGTTGTGGTCGCTCCGGGACGATCTGGAGGACCTCTACGGCGACCCGCTGAAGATCTGGGCGGACTGGGCGCCCGACGTGCGGGGGCACGGAATCGATTCCGGGCATCATGTGGCCGAAGAGGCTCCCGACGCGCTCGCAACCGCACTGGGGGACTTCTTCCTCACCTGA
- a CDS encoding STAS domain-containing protein, producing the protein MDRAWEADPPDVFPAQSAGTLQVRPLADRTGWQAAGEISLATRPAWEQALDRLAREDVEVYHLELSAVTFVDVAGVSALAVAAQGLPEGRRIMLEQPPAAVGRVLDMFWPDLPGVEVVSR; encoded by the coding sequence GTGGACAGAGCGTGGGAGGCGGATCCGCCGGACGTGTTCCCGGCACAGTCCGCGGGCACCCTGCAGGTGCGCCCGTTGGCGGATCGTACGGGCTGGCAGGCGGCCGGCGAGATCAGTCTGGCCACGCGCCCGGCCTGGGAACAGGCACTGGACCGGTTGGCCCGGGAGGACGTGGAGGTGTACCACTTGGAGCTGTCCGCGGTCACCTTCGTCGACGTCGCCGGGGTGTCCGCACTCGCGGTGGCCGCACAAGGGCTTCCCGAGGGGCGTCGCATCATGCTCGAACAGCCACCCGCCGCCGTCGGGCGAGTGCTCGACATGTTCTGGCCCGACCTGCCGGGCGTCGAGGTGGTGTCGCGATGA
- a CDS encoding anti-sigma factor RsbA family regulatory protein, with amino-acid sequence MTAPVTEPFVHPALFYRGEEEYVDGTVSFIRDGLEAGEPVAVAVPGPNLTVLRTALGEAATDVHFIDMTQAGRNPGRIIPRVLRVFADAHPRTRVRIIGEPIWPDRSGLEYPACAQHEALINAAFQGRDATILCPYDAEGLSEQVLTDAYATHPVVISGGRERTSPSYAPEQVVALYNQPLALAEAAESCDFGADDLPRARCFVVERAARFGLSGMRLEDLALVAAELTTNSVVHGGGAGTVHVWAENGQVVCEVRDRGHLKDPLAGRRPTPPAQRGGRGLLLVNYLTDLVRVHTGPDGTVIRCYIDC; translated from the coding sequence ATGACGGCCCCGGTCACCGAGCCCTTCGTACATCCCGCGCTGTTCTACCGCGGCGAAGAGGAGTACGTGGACGGCACCGTGTCGTTCATCCGGGACGGTCTGGAGGCCGGCGAACCGGTGGCGGTCGCCGTGCCCGGCCCGAACCTCACAGTCCTCCGAACGGCCCTGGGCGAGGCCGCGACGGACGTGCACTTCATCGACATGACCCAGGCGGGCCGCAATCCGGGGCGGATCATCCCCCGGGTGCTGCGCGTCTTCGCCGACGCCCATCCGCGGACGCGGGTGCGGATCATCGGCGAGCCGATCTGGCCCGACCGCTCCGGCCTGGAGTACCCGGCCTGCGCTCAGCACGAGGCGCTGATCAACGCCGCGTTCCAGGGCAGGGACGCGACGATCCTCTGCCCGTACGACGCCGAAGGGCTCAGCGAGCAGGTGCTGACCGACGCGTACGCGACCCATCCCGTCGTGATCTCCGGCGGCCGCGAGCGGACCAGCCCCTCCTACGCGCCCGAGCAGGTGGTCGCGCTCTACAACCAGCCCCTGGCGCTCGCGGAGGCCGCTGAGTCCTGTGACTTCGGCGCGGACGACCTGCCGAGGGCCCGTTGTTTCGTGGTCGAGCGGGCCGCGCGGTTCGGACTGTCCGGCATGCGGCTGGAGGATCTGGCGCTGGTCGCGGCCGAGCTGACCACCAACAGCGTGGTGCACGGCGGTGGCGCGGGCACCGTGCACGTGTGGGCCGAGAACGGTCAGGTGGTGTGCGAGGTCCGCGACCGGGGGCACCTGAAGGATCCGCTCGCGGGACGACGGCCGACGCCGCCCGCCCAGCGGGGCGGCCGCGGCCTGCTGCTGGTCAACTACCTGACCGATCTCGTACGTGTCCACACGGGCCCCGACGGCACCGTCATCCGCTGCTACATCGACTGCTGA
- a CDS encoding glycoside hydrolase family 5 protein, with protein MRRTPTRFSRRLRATLVAMAIAATSGTTVAAAGPAQAVPGKDTTGLTKDTNQFKGVNWADPRDNFADDPIVLSGLSTTDSYAKTYAKASRVISGFRANLGANTVRLPINPYTVNGSYWKSYRGVIDAASDKGFKVILSYWEGIGPRKDGFIDDTTTYWPMWNTVVKAYKNDKRVYFEPMNEPHGYTDTEWADIAAKWLNTYRHVPRNRVFVSGAGYNDHVTSVCADPRLKGTYLTLHHYGFWKEYATYDQWVADLKVRIGDCANRTVADEFGSPMTTGFDYNKPTPDNNFINYLQAVTDTFRELKMGSVYWPGLRTDDTYSLQTLVGDPARPRLVTTNQSGADRLAWAWGRGKPVRP; from the coding sequence ATGCGCAGAACCCCCACCCGCTTCTCCCGCCGACTGCGCGCCACACTCGTGGCCATGGCGATCGCCGCGACCAGCGGCACGACCGTCGCCGCCGCCGGCCCCGCCCAGGCTGTGCCGGGCAAGGACACGACCGGGCTCACCAAGGACACGAACCAGTTCAAGGGCGTGAACTGGGCCGACCCCCGTGACAACTTCGCCGACGACCCGATCGTGCTCTCCGGCCTCTCCACCACCGACAGCTACGCCAAGACCTACGCCAAGGCGAGCCGGGTGATCTCCGGCTTCCGCGCGAACCTCGGCGCCAACACCGTCCGGCTGCCCATCAACCCGTACACCGTCAACGGCTCCTACTGGAAGTCCTACCGCGGGGTCATCGACGCGGCGTCGGACAAGGGCTTCAAGGTCATCCTGTCCTACTGGGAGGGCATCGGCCCGCGCAAGGACGGCTTCATCGACGACACCACCACCTACTGGCCCATGTGGAACACCGTCGTCAAGGCCTACAAGAACGACAAGCGCGTCTACTTCGAGCCGATGAACGAACCGCACGGCTACACCGACACCGAGTGGGCGGACATAGCCGCGAAGTGGCTGAACACCTACCGGCACGTCCCCCGCAACCGCGTCTTCGTCAGTGGTGCCGGCTACAACGACCACGTCACCTCCGTCTGCGCCGACCCGCGCCTGAAGGGCACCTACCTGACGCTGCACCACTACGGCTTCTGGAAGGAGTACGCCACCTACGACCAGTGGGTGGCCGACCTCAAGGTGCGCATCGGTGACTGCGCCAACCGGACCGTCGCGGACGAGTTCGGCTCCCCCATGACCACCGGCTTCGACTACAACAAGCCGACCCCGGACAACAACTTCATCAACTACCTGCAGGCGGTCACCGACACCTTCCGTGAGCTCAAGATGGGCTCCGTCTACTGGCCCGGTCTGCGCACCGACGACACCTACTCGCTGCAGACCCTGGTCGGCGACCCCGCCCGGCCCCGCCTGGTGACCACCAACCAGTCCGGCGCCGACCGCCTGGCCTGGGCCTGGGGACGCGGCAAGCCCGTCCGCCCCTGA
- a CDS encoding hemerythrin domain-containing protein — protein MARTTEPSGRAGIAESGADVVALLMRQHGDIRNLFDEVEQTSGDERRDAFRRLVRLLAVHETAEEEVVHPFTRMSVTGGEAMVEERLAEEREAKETLARLDDADTDDPKFLSELAALRTDVMAHARAEERYEFIHIRRTADAARLASLAGGVRAAEAMAPTRPHPGTESAAKNLALGPVAALVDRTRDAIRKATGKDG, from the coding sequence ATGGCGAGGACGACCGAGCCGTCCGGCCGGGCCGGGATCGCGGAGAGCGGGGCCGATGTGGTGGCGCTGCTCATGCGTCAGCACGGCGACATCCGCAACCTCTTCGACGAGGTCGAGCAGACGAGCGGCGACGAACGCCGGGATGCCTTCCGCCGTCTCGTACGGCTGCTGGCGGTGCACGAGACCGCCGAGGAGGAGGTCGTACATCCCTTCACGCGGATGTCGGTGACAGGCGGCGAAGCCATGGTCGAGGAACGGCTGGCCGAGGAGAGGGAGGCGAAGGAGACACTGGCCCGCCTGGACGACGCCGACACCGACGACCCCAAGTTCCTGTCCGAGCTCGCCGCTCTGCGCACCGATGTGATGGCGCACGCACGGGCGGAGGAACGGTACGAGTTCATCCACATCCGCCGTACCGCGGACGCCGCGCGGCTCGCGTCACTGGCCGGTGGTGTCAGGGCCGCCGAGGCCATGGCGCCGACCCGCCCGCACCCGGGGACCGAGTCCGCGGCGAAGAACCTCGCTCTCGGGCCGGTCGCCGCCCTGGTCGACCGCACGAGGGACGCCATCCGCAAGGCCACGGGAAAGGACGGATGA